In a single window of the Mesorhizobium shangrilense genome:
- a CDS encoding DUF6101 family protein, whose translation MSSGLKPVWAGRNMRLDPFRLPQMVSYATRDDAGEVIVSIDRRGAVIRRTLSRSGLPATIVLPANAFRGVAARAMEDAQGNVTVTLELLHNDPMLSVPLLVAEDLDDVAADWRTWSEAYRLPMLLIEADGVARTLDESLGVADRASSPAERRKGRSSTRRRPRFLARRRQGELGLRLVVNGEEIIARG comes from the coding sequence ATGAGCTCCGGACTGAAGCCAGTCTGGGCGGGGCGCAACATGCGTCTCGACCCGTTCCGTCTGCCCCAGATGGTGAGCTACGCGACCCGCGACGATGCCGGCGAGGTGATCGTTTCCATCGACCGGCGCGGCGCCGTCATTCGGCGCACGCTTTCGAGGAGCGGCTTGCCCGCCACGATCGTGCTGCCGGCAAACGCCTTCCGGGGCGTCGCGGCGCGGGCCATGGAAGACGCCCAAGGCAACGTGACGGTCACGCTGGAGCTCTTGCACAACGATCCGATGCTGTCGGTGCCTCTCCTGGTCGCCGAGGATCTGGACGACGTGGCGGCCGACTGGCGCACATGGTCCGAGGCGTATCGCCTGCCGATGCTCTTGATCGAGGCGGACGGAGTGGCCCGTACACTGGACGAGTCGCTCGGCGTGGCTGATCGTGCGAGTTCGCCCGCGGAAAGGCGCAAGGGGCGCAGTTCCACCCGCCGCCGCCCACGCTTCCTGGCGCGTCGGCGTCAGGGCGAACTGGGATTGCGGCTGGTCGTCAACGGCGAAGAGATCATCGCCAGGGGATAA
- a CDS encoding acyl-CoA dehydrogenase family protein, with the protein MYRAPVADIAFTLKHVAGLKAALDGGKLGDLSEDLADAILAEAGRFASEEVAPLYKIGDEQGAKLRDAAVTMPEGWKELYRRWTEGGWNGLSAPEEFGGQDLPNMLSVAALEMWNSGSMAFAIGPTLTVGAVEALDKHASDELKQTYLEKLVSGEWMGTMNLTEPQAGSDLAALKARAERAGDGTYRIFGQKIFITYGEHDFTDNIVHLVLARLPDAPAGTRGISLFLVPKFLVNDDGSLGARNDVFCSGLEHKLGIHASPTCTMIYGDGFAKDREPGAVGWLIGEENKGLACMFTMMNNARLAVGMQGVAVAETAYQKALAHANERRQGKAAGYDGQGMAPIVHHPDVQRNLLTMKALTQMARSIAYCCAHALDMAHASEGDEARHWQDRANLLTPVAKAFSTDVGVDVASLGIQVHGGMGFIEETGAAALLRDARIAPIYEGTNGIQAIDLVARKLPQSGGEHIAGYISELRAIVEAVRQSNMTGFGAAADRLDAALGALDEATGFLLAAQKEGRGDEALAGATPYLRLLALAVGGCYLAKGALAEGAEPHVALCRFFAENLVGEAGALKDRVVSGAASLAAASKTLLA; encoded by the coding sequence ATGTACCGAGCGCCCGTGGCGGATATCGCCTTCACCCTAAAGCACGTCGCGGGGCTGAAGGCGGCCCTGGACGGCGGCAAGCTGGGCGATCTCTCCGAGGATCTCGCGGACGCGATCCTTGCCGAAGCCGGCCGCTTTGCAAGCGAGGAGGTCGCGCCGCTCTACAAGATCGGCGACGAGCAGGGCGCAAAACTCCGCGACGCCGCCGTGACCATGCCCGAGGGCTGGAAGGAGCTCTATCGCCGCTGGACCGAGGGTGGCTGGAATGGGCTCTCTGCACCGGAGGAGTTCGGCGGGCAGGACCTGCCGAACATGCTGTCCGTGGCGGCGCTCGAGATGTGGAACTCCGGCTCGATGGCCTTCGCCATCGGACCGACGCTGACCGTGGGGGCTGTCGAGGCGCTCGACAAGCACGCTTCCGACGAACTGAAGCAGACCTATCTGGAAAAGCTCGTGTCCGGCGAATGGATGGGCACCATGAACCTGACCGAGCCGCAGGCGGGTTCCGATCTCGCGGCGCTCAAGGCGCGGGCCGAGCGCGCTGGCGACGGGACCTACCGCATCTTCGGCCAAAAAATCTTCATCACCTATGGTGAGCACGATTTTACCGACAACATCGTGCATCTGGTGCTGGCGCGGCTCCCCGACGCGCCCGCCGGCACGCGCGGCATCTCGCTGTTCCTGGTGCCGAAGTTCCTCGTCAATGATGACGGCTCGCTTGGCGCGCGCAACGACGTGTTCTGCTCCGGTCTCGAGCACAAGCTCGGCATCCACGCGTCGCCGACCTGCACCATGATCTATGGTGACGGCTTCGCGAAGGATCGCGAGCCCGGGGCTGTCGGCTGGCTGATCGGAGAGGAGAACAAGGGGCTGGCCTGCATGTTCACCATGATGAACAATGCCCGCCTCGCAGTCGGCATGCAGGGGGTCGCAGTAGCCGAAACGGCCTACCAGAAGGCGTTGGCCCATGCGAATGAACGCCGGCAGGGCAAGGCCGCCGGCTACGACGGGCAAGGCATGGCGCCGATCGTCCATCACCCAGACGTTCAGCGCAACCTCCTGACCATGAAAGCGCTGACCCAGATGGCGCGGTCGATCGCCTATTGCTGTGCGCATGCGCTCGACATGGCGCATGCCTCCGAAGGCGACGAAGCGCGCCATTGGCAGGATCGCGCCAACCTGCTCACGCCGGTCGCCAAGGCGTTCTCCACCGATGTCGGCGTCGACGTCGCCTCGCTCGGCATCCAGGTGCACGGCGGCATGGGCTTCATCGAGGAGACCGGCGCGGCCGCGCTGCTACGCGACGCGCGCATCGCGCCGATCTACGAAGGCACCAACGGCATCCAGGCAATTGATCTCGTGGCGCGGAAGCTGCCCCAGTCAGGCGGCGAGCACATCGCTGGCTACATCTCCGAGCTGCGCGCCATCGTCGAGGCGGTGCGCCAGTCGAACATGACGGGCTTCGGCGCTGCTGCCGACCGCCTCGATGCTGCGCTTGGCGCGCTGGACGAGGCCACTGGATTCCTGCTGGCGGCGCAGAAGGAAGGGCGCGGCGACGAAGCGCTCGCGGGCGCCACGCCATACTTGCGTCTGCTCGCCCTGGCTGTGGGCGGATGCTACCTGGCGAAGGGTGCGCTGGCGGAAGGGGCCGAGCCCCACGTGGCGCTCTGCCGCTTCTTTGCGGAGAACCTGGTCGGCGAAGCGGGTGCGCTGAAGGATCGCGTCGTTTCGGGCGCCGCGAGCCTGGCCGCCGCGTCGAAGACGCTGCTCGCCTGA
- a CDS encoding RT0821/Lpp0805 family surface protein has protein sequence MRNAQALGVRHSRGRSPNFWNPLAILALVLPLAGCGAGGFDLSKADVDRTLQTGSVGYATPTPDSTSVSDSLTIRNAVSAADVEALGGGPLAWANADTGSRGTITGVAETRAAGALCRTFTASRESYDGVGMYKGEACQGYRGAWRMKAFDPM, from the coding sequence TTGCGTAACGCGCAAGCGTTGGGCGTGCGACATTCGCGCGGCCGCTCTCCCAATTTCTGGAATCCGCTTGCAATTCTGGCGCTGGTGCTGCCGCTTGCCGGCTGCGGGGCAGGCGGCTTCGATCTGTCGAAGGCGGATGTCGACCGGACACTGCAGACGGGCAGCGTCGGATACGCCACCCCGACGCCCGATTCCACCAGCGTGTCGGATTCGCTGACGATTCGGAATGCTGTCTCCGCCGCTGATGTCGAGGCATTGGGGGGCGGTCCGCTCGCCTGGGCTAACGCCGACACGGGTTCGCGCGGCACCATCACCGGGGTCGCCGAGACCAGGGCCGCAGGCGCCCTCTGCCGCACCTTCACCGCTTCGCGCGAGAGCTACGACGGCGTGGGCATGTACAAGGGCGAAGCGTGCCAGGGCTACCGCGGCGCCTGGCGCATGAAGGCTTTCGACCCGATGTAG
- the ubiA gene encoding 4-hydroxybenzoate octaprenyltransferase translates to METIQSRTSQGRVADAPSGHWVYRMLPRAAWPYAQLARWDRPIGWWLLLWPCWWSTALAASAYARPGDSLASLLPSPWFLLLFLIGAIAMRGAGCTYNDLVDEGIDSQVERTRSRPLPSGQVTRKQAWAFLVAQALTGLAVLLQFNDFAILLGISSLAVVAAYPFMKRITNWPQFVLGLAFSWGALMGWAAEFADIDAPAILLYAGAILWTIGYDTIYAHQDKEDDALVGVKSTARLFGDQTKSWLIGLYGGALLLFALAFAAAGAPMPALAGLVAAGIHMTRQIIALDINDPAQCLRLFKSNTVVGWLIFVGLLAGGAWVALKPLM, encoded by the coding sequence ATGGAAACCATCCAGTCCCGCACTTCCCAGGGCCGCGTCGCCGATGCGCCGAGCGGACATTGGGTCTACCGGATGCTGCCGCGCGCGGCCTGGCCCTATGCCCAGCTTGCGCGATGGGATCGGCCGATCGGCTGGTGGCTGCTGTTGTGGCCGTGCTGGTGGTCGACCGCGCTTGCCGCTTCCGCCTATGCGCGCCCGGGCGATTCGCTCGCCTCGCTGCTGCCGTCGCCGTGGTTTCTGCTGCTTTTCCTCATCGGCGCAATCGCCATGAGGGGCGCCGGCTGCACCTATAACGACCTGGTCGACGAGGGCATCGACTCGCAGGTGGAACGCACCCGCTCTCGCCCGCTGCCGTCAGGCCAGGTGACCCGCAAGCAGGCATGGGCGTTTCTCGTTGCACAGGCGCTCACCGGGCTGGCGGTGCTCCTCCAGTTCAACGACTTTGCGATCCTTCTCGGCATTTCATCCCTGGCGGTGGTGGCCGCCTATCCCTTCATGAAGCGAATCACCAACTGGCCGCAATTCGTTCTCGGCCTTGCCTTTTCATGGGGAGCGCTGATGGGCTGGGCGGCCGAGTTCGCGGACATCGACGCCCCCGCGATCCTGCTCTACGCCGGGGCCATTCTCTGGACCATCGGCTACGACACGATCTATGCCCACCAGGACAAGGAAGACGACGCGCTGGTCGGCGTGAAGTCGACCGCCCGCCTGTTCGGCGACCAGACGAAGTCGTGGCTGATCGGCCTCTACGGTGGTGCGCTGCTCCTGTTTGCGCTGGCCTTCGCAGCCGCGGGCGCGCCGATGCCAGCGCTTGCCGGCCTGGTCGCGGCCGGCATCCACATGACCCGCCAGATCATTGCGCTCGACATCAACGATCCGGCGCAATGCCTGCGACTGTTCAAGTCGAACACGGTCGTCGGCTGGCTGATCTTCGTCGGGCTGCTCGCCGGCGGCGCCTGGGTGGCGTTGAAGCCGTTGATGTAG
- the fabI gene encoding enoyl-ACP reductase FabI: MAGGNGLMAGKRGLIMGVANNRSIGWGIAKAAADQGAELALTYQGEAFRKRVEPLAAELGAHLAGHCDVTDPATLDAVFDNIAQKWGKIDFLVHAIAFSDKEELDGRYVETTRDNFLRTMDISVYSLTTIAKRAEALMPDGGSLLTLTYYGAEKVMPHYNVMGVAKAALEASVRYLAVDLGGSNIRVNAISAGPIKTLAASGIGDFRYILKWNEYNSPLKRTVTPEEVGDSALYFLSHLSRGVTGEVHHVDSGYHVVGMKAVDAPDISVVKD, encoded by the coding sequence ATGGCGGGTGGAAACGGCCTGATGGCCGGCAAGCGCGGGCTTATCATGGGGGTGGCGAACAACCGCTCGATCGGCTGGGGCATTGCCAAGGCAGCCGCTGACCAGGGAGCGGAGCTTGCGCTGACCTATCAGGGCGAAGCCTTCAGGAAGCGCGTCGAGCCGCTTGCGGCGGAACTCGGCGCCCATCTTGCGGGCCACTGCGATGTGACAGATCCGGCAACGCTCGACGCGGTATTCGACAACATCGCGCAGAAATGGGGGAAGATCGACTTCCTCGTCCATGCCATCGCTTTTTCCGACAAGGAGGAGCTTGACGGCCGCTATGTCGAGACGACGCGCGATAACTTCCTGCGCACGATGGACATCTCGGTCTATTCCTTGACCACCATTGCCAAGCGGGCCGAGGCCCTGATGCCGGACGGCGGCTCGCTGCTGACGCTGACCTATTACGGCGCGGAGAAGGTGATGCCGCACTACAACGTCATGGGTGTCGCCAAGGCGGCGTTGGAAGCCAGCGTGCGTTATCTCGCCGTCGACCTGGGCGGCAGCAACATCCGCGTCAACGCCATCTCGGCCGGTCCCATCAAGACACTTGCCGCGTCGGGCATCGGCGACTTCCGCTACATCCTGAAGTGGAACGAGTACAATTCGCCTCTCAAGCGCACAGTGACACCAGAGGAAGTCGGCGATTCAGCGCTTTACTTCCTGTCGCACCTGTCGCGCGGGGTGACCGGCGAGGTCCACCATGTCGATTCCGGCTATCACGTCGTCGGCATGAAGGCCGTCGACGCGCCCGATATCTCGGTCGTCAAGGATTAG
- the arsC gene encoding arsenate reductase (glutaredoxin) (This arsenate reductase requires both glutathione and glutaredoxin to convert arsenate to arsenite, after which the efflux transporter formed by ArsA and ArsB can extrude the arsenite from the cell, providing resistance.) — protein sequence MTVTIYHNPACGTSRNALAMIRASGEEPEIVEYLQTPPSRERLLGLIRQMGISPRDLLRRKGTPYDELGLDDAKWSDDQLVDFMMAHTILINRPIVVTEKGALLARPSERVLDILANPDIGEFVKEDGEIVPARR from the coding sequence GTGACGGTTACCATCTACCACAATCCCGCCTGCGGCACCTCGCGCAATGCGCTGGCGATGATCCGCGCTTCGGGCGAGGAGCCGGAAATCGTCGAGTATCTGCAAACCCCGCCAAGCCGCGAGCGGCTGCTCGGTCTGATCAGGCAGATGGGTATTTCCCCCCGCGACTTGCTCCGGCGCAAGGGCACGCCCTACGACGAACTTGGCCTCGATGATGCGAAATGGAGCGACGACCAGCTCGTCGATTTCATGATGGCGCACACAATTCTGATCAACCGCCCGATCGTCGTCACGGAGAAGGGTGCGCTGCTTGCCCGGCCTTCGGAACGTGTTCTCGACATCTTGGCCAATCCGGATATCGGTGAGTTCGTCAAGGAAGACGGCGAGATCGTGCCGGCTCGCCGTTAA
- a CDS encoding DnaJ C-terminal domain-containing protein: MRDPYEVLGVAKSASAKDIKSAYRKLAKKYHPDQNPNDPSAKDRFSAVNQAYEVVGDEKQRAAFDRGEIGPDGKPRFQGFEGAPGGDPFAGFRRQQGPGGMHFEFRGGRPTGDPFDGATDIFSQIFGDSLGGAGGGRGGGRARVQRGEDLNAVLDVTIEEAATAAKVAAVMPDGRKIAVKLPTVVEDGQTIRLKGQGGQTPLGEPGDALVKIRFRRHPRYRLEGRDLHVDVPVPLKDAVLGAKVAVETPTGRLAVNVPAWSSSDKVLRLKGRGLPEKGGGTADLYAHVRVMLPENGHAELEEFMRKQG; the protein is encoded by the coding sequence ATGCGCGATCCCTACGAGGTGCTGGGTGTTGCGAAGTCGGCGAGCGCCAAGGACATCAAGTCGGCGTATCGCAAGCTTGCCAAGAAGTACCACCCGGACCAGAACCCGAACGACCCGTCTGCCAAGGACCGCTTTTCCGCGGTGAACCAGGCTTATGAAGTTGTGGGCGACGAGAAGCAGCGCGCGGCCTTCGACCGCGGCGAGATCGGCCCTGACGGAAAGCCGCGCTTCCAGGGTTTCGAGGGCGCTCCGGGCGGCGATCCGTTCGCCGGGTTCCGCCGCCAGCAGGGACCGGGCGGCATGCATTTCGAATTTCGCGGCGGGCGGCCGACCGGCGACCCGTTCGACGGCGCCACCGACATCTTCAGCCAGATCTTCGGTGATTCGCTCGGCGGGGCAGGTGGCGGGCGCGGCGGCGGTCGGGCGCGCGTCCAGCGCGGCGAGGACCTGAACGCCGTCCTGGACGTCACCATCGAGGAGGCGGCCACGGCGGCCAAGGTCGCTGCGGTCATGCCCGACGGCCGCAAGATCGCGGTCAAGCTCCCAACCGTCGTCGAGGACGGACAGACCATCCGTCTGAAGGGGCAGGGTGGGCAGACTCCGCTCGGCGAGCCGGGCGACGCGCTGGTGAAGATCCGTTTCCGTCGTCATCCCCGCTATCGCCTCGAGGGGCGCGACCTCCACGTCGACGTCCCGGTCCCCCTCAAGGATGCGGTGCTTGGCGCCAAGGTCGCCGTCGAGACGCCGACCGGGCGTCTGGCGGTCAACGTTCCGGCCTGGTCGAGCTCCGACAAGGTGTTGCGTCTCAAGGGTCGGGGGCTTCCCGAAAAGGGCGGCGGCACGGCGGATCTTTACGCCCATGTGCGCGTCATGTTGCCCGAGAACGGCCATGCCGAACTCGAAGAATTCATGAGGAAGCAGGGCTAA
- the purD gene encoding phosphoribosylamine--glycine ligase: MNVLLIGSGGREHALAWKLAASPLLTKLYAAPGNPGIAQEAECVGLDVEDHAAVVAFCREKAIGLVVVGPEAPLVAGLSDALRAAGVKVFGPSQAAAQLEGSKGFTKDLCARFGIPTGAYGRFRSADEAKTYARQQGAPIVVKADGLAAGKGVTVAMELDEALAAIDACFDGAFGGAGAEVVVEEFLDGEEASFFCLCDGKTALPFGSAQDHKRVGDGDTGPNTGGMGAYSPAPVMSAEMTERVMREIVEPTMRGMAEMGMPFSGVLFAGLMITRDGPKLIEYNVRFGDPECQVLMMRLKDDLLVLLEASADGQLGHVSARWRDDAALTVVMAANGYPGAVKKGTVIKGLDRIGSGGVEVFHAGTARKDGELVANGGRVLNVTATGKTVSDAQQRAYAAVDAIDWPGGFCRRDIGWRAVEREAEA, encoded by the coding sequence ATGAATGTTCTCCTCATCGGCTCCGGCGGGCGCGAGCATGCGCTGGCGTGGAAGCTCGCCGCATCGCCCCTGCTGACGAAGCTCTATGCCGCGCCGGGCAATCCCGGCATCGCTCAGGAGGCGGAATGCGTCGGGCTCGACGTCGAGGACCACGCAGCCGTCGTTGCCTTCTGCCGCGAAAAAGCAATCGGTCTGGTCGTGGTCGGCCCGGAGGCGCCGCTGGTCGCCGGCCTGAGCGACGCGCTGCGCGCCGCTGGCGTCAAGGTGTTCGGTCCGTCGCAGGCCGCGGCGCAGCTGGAAGGCTCAAAGGGTTTTACCAAGGATCTGTGCGCCCGCTTCGGCATTCCGACCGGCGCGTATGGCCGTTTCCGTTCCGCGGACGAGGCGAAGACCTATGCCCGGCAGCAGGGCGCGCCGATCGTCGTCAAGGCCGACGGGCTCGCAGCCGGCAAGGGCGTCACCGTGGCGATGGAGCTTGACGAGGCGCTGGCCGCAATCGACGCCTGCTTCGACGGCGCGTTCGGCGGGGCTGGCGCCGAGGTCGTCGTGGAAGAATTCCTCGACGGCGAGGAGGCGAGCTTTTTTTGCCTGTGCGACGGCAAGACCGCGCTGCCGTTCGGCTCGGCGCAGGATCACAAGCGCGTCGGTGACGGCGACACTGGACCGAATACCGGAGGCATGGGGGCTTATTCGCCAGCGCCCGTGATGTCGGCCGAGATGACGGAGCGCGTCATGCGCGAGATCGTCGAGCCGACCATGCGCGGCATGGCCGAGATGGGCATGCCGTTCTCGGGCGTACTTTTTGCCGGCCTGATGATCACCAGGGATGGGCCGAAGCTGATCGAATACAACGTCCGTTTCGGTGACCCGGAATGCCAGGTGCTGATGATGCGGCTGAAGGACGACCTGCTGGTGCTGCTGGAGGCATCGGCCGACGGCCAACTCGGCCATGTCTCGGCGCGCTGGCGGGACGATGCTGCTCTAACCGTGGTGATGGCCGCCAACGGCTATCCCGGCGCGGTCAAGAAGGGCACCGTCATCAAGGGGCTGGACCGGATCGGCAGTGGCGGTGTGGAAGTGTTCCACGCCGGCACCGCGCGCAAGGATGGTGAACTGGTCGCCAATGGCGGGCGCGTCCTCAACGTCACGGCGACGGGCAAGACTGTCTCGGACGCGCAGCAGCGCGCCTATGCAGCTGTCGATGCGATCGACTGGCCGGGCGGCTTCTGCCGCCGCGACATCGGTTGGCGCGCCGTGGAACGGGAGGCGGAGGCGTGA
- a CDS encoding crotonase/enoyl-CoA hydratase family protein, giving the protein MTEHVLIERKGAINIIRMNRPDKKNAITRAMYAAMGKALRDGDADPAIRCHVFLGVPGSFSAGNDLADFMVMAMGGEGGAEVWDFLIGLAEAEKPIVSGVDGIAVGIGTTLNLHCDLTFATPRTVFRTPFTDLGLVPEAGSSLLAPAILGRQQAFALLALGDGFSAERAKAAGLIYDVVDEAVLEDAVLAAAEQIAAKPPQALKIARDLMRGPRAELVARIRQESEHFRERLTSEEARAALTAFMSRKKA; this is encoded by the coding sequence GTGACTGAACACGTGCTGATCGAACGCAAGGGCGCGATCAACATCATCCGGATGAACCGTCCGGACAAGAAGAACGCCATCACCCGCGCCATGTATGCGGCCATGGGCAAGGCGCTGCGGGACGGCGACGCCGATCCGGCCATCCGCTGCCACGTTTTCCTGGGCGTACCCGGCTCATTCTCCGCGGGCAACGATCTGGCGGACTTCATGGTCATGGCCATGGGGGGCGAGGGCGGCGCCGAGGTGTGGGATTTTCTGATCGGCCTGGCCGAGGCGGAAAAGCCTATCGTCTCCGGCGTCGACGGCATTGCAGTCGGCATCGGCACGACGCTCAACCTGCATTGCGACCTGACCTTCGCTACGCCGCGCACTGTGTTCCGCACGCCTTTCACGGATCTCGGGCTCGTTCCCGAGGCGGGCTCCAGCCTGCTTGCGCCGGCCATTCTCGGCCGCCAGCAGGCCTTTGCGTTGCTCGCCCTCGGCGATGGATTTTCCGCCGAGCGGGCGAAGGCGGCGGGGCTTATCTATGATGTCGTAGACGAAGCTGTGCTGGAAGATGCCGTTCTGGCAGCGGCCGAGCAGATCGCCGCCAAGCCGCCCCAGGCGCTCAAGATCGCGCGCGACCTGATGCGCGGACCGCGGGCCGAACTGGTTGCACGCATCCGGCAGGAGAGCGAGCATTTCCGCGAGCGCCTCACCTCCGAGGAGGCGCGTGCTGCCCTTACCGCCTTCATGTCTCGCAAGAAGGCGTGA
- a CDS encoding adenylate/guanylate cyclase domain-containing protein, whose amino-acid sequence METNRKLTTILSADVEGYSRLMGVDEEGTFAALKASRDAVARHVSVYDGRVVNTWGDALIAEFPSVVSAVRAAIDAQGELAERNAGKPVERQMLYRVGINLGDVIADGDDIYGDGVNLAARLQAEAPPGGILISSTVYDQVRNKLTVGFEFLGNLDVKNMEEAVPVFSVRIGDDGRPLAAEVELRKAERAPVFGRTASVHASRDGAGEASAAAAAPIPRDAGSGSGNLLHDRKVQLLGIVGAVIVAINLITWSGEFWSVWALFALAVIAGLDWARRTSAIDRVMAGLTVIGATVVAVNLLTWEGRFWAIWPLLGIAAAAAARRVLRRPRK is encoded by the coding sequence ATGGAAACCAACCGGAAGCTGACGACCATCCTCTCGGCGGACGTCGAGGGCTACTCCCGCTTGATGGGCGTCGATGAGGAGGGCACCTTCGCCGCGCTGAAGGCGTCCCGGGACGCGGTCGCGCGGCATGTCTCCGTCTATGACGGCCGCGTGGTCAACACCTGGGGGGACGCGTTGATCGCGGAATTCCCGAGCGTCGTATCGGCGGTGCGCGCCGCGATCGACGCGCAGGGAGAACTGGCGGAGCGAAATGCCGGAAAGCCGGTCGAGCGGCAGATGCTCTATCGGGTCGGGATCAATCTGGGCGATGTCATTGCAGACGGCGACGACATCTATGGCGACGGGGTGAACCTTGCCGCGCGGCTGCAGGCGGAAGCGCCGCCCGGCGGCATCCTCATCTCCAGCACGGTCTACGACCAGGTCCGCAACAAGCTGACCGTCGGCTTCGAGTTCCTTGGCAATCTCGACGTGAAGAACATGGAGGAGGCCGTGCCGGTGTTCTCCGTGCGCATCGGCGACGACGGCAGGCCGTTGGCGGCCGAGGTGGAATTGCGAAAGGCCGAGCGCGCGCCGGTGTTCGGCCGCACGGCCAGCGTCCACGCGTCGCGCGATGGGGCCGGCGAAGCTTCTGCCGCCGCTGCAGCGCCCATCCCTCGCGACGCCGGTTCCGGCTCAGGAAACCTGCTGCATGACCGCAAGGTGCAACTGCTCGGCATTGTCGGAGCGGTTATCGTCGCCATCAACCTCATCACGTGGTCCGGCGAGTTCTGGTCGGTGTGGGCGCTCTTCGCCCTTGCTGTGATCGCCGGGCTGGACTGGGCTCGCCGAACCAGCGCGATCGATCGGGTGATGGCCGGACTGACCGTGATCGGAGCCACGGTCGTGGCCGTCAACCTGCTGACCTGGGAGGGGCGGTTCTGGGCGATCTGGCCGCTGCTTGGCATCGCAGCCGCAGCCGCCGCTCGCCGGGTGCTCCGCCGGCCCAGGAAGTAG
- the pdxH gene encoding pyridoxamine 5'-phosphate oxidase has product MSDTSLTSGDFTESPEPFELFAAWLEDASASEPNDPNAVALATVDEDGLPNVRMVLLKGFDSAGFVFYTNYESAKGQELLTNRKAAMCFHWKSLRRQVRVRGPVEQVTAAEADAYYASRPRGSRIGAWASKQSRPLESRFALEKAVAEYTARYAIGEIPRPAHWSGFRIVPQTIEFWHDRPFRLHDRMVFSRVAGGWAKARLYP; this is encoded by the coding sequence ATGAGTGACACTTCGTTAACAAGTGGTGACTTCACCGAGAGCCCGGAGCCCTTCGAACTGTTCGCGGCGTGGCTGGAGGACGCCAGCGCAAGCGAGCCCAATGACCCGAACGCCGTCGCTCTCGCCACCGTCGACGAAGACGGGTTGCCCAACGTCCGCATGGTTCTCCTCAAAGGATTCGATTCGGCGGGTTTCGTCTTCTACACGAATTACGAAAGCGCCAAAGGCCAAGAGCTGTTGACCAACAGGAAGGCGGCAATGTGTTTCCATTGGAAATCTCTTCGTCGCCAGGTGCGGGTGCGCGGCCCGGTGGAGCAGGTGACCGCGGCAGAGGCCGATGCGTACTACGCCTCGCGCCCGCGCGGCAGCCGGATCGGGGCCTGGGCGTCGAAGCAGTCGCGCCCGCTGGAGAGCCGTTTCGCGCTCGAAAAGGCGGTCGCCGAGTACACGGCGCGATATGCGATCGGCGAGATCCCGCGGCCGGCCCATTGGTCCGGCTTCCGGATCGTGCCGCAGACGATCGAGTTCTGGCACGACCGGCCGTTCAGGCTGCACGACAGGATGGTGTTCTCCCGTGTCGCCGGCGGCTGGGCAAAGGCACGGCTCTATCCGTAA